The DNA sequence AGAATCTTCCCCGCTTCCTGGAAAACTGGAGTGGCAAGAAGTTCACGTGGAAAGGTTCGGCAGTTGATCTGTGGTTGTCGCAAAAAGCAACCGGCACGTGGGGCGGTTCGTATTATAGCCCCCCGAACCGCGAATGGGAATTCGATACCGATTTCCTTGATCCGAACAAACTTCCTCCGGGAACGCCGTTGATCTCGATCGTGATGAAGACTTCATGGCGTGAAATCACCGCGCCAAGCTTCGTCGAGAATTAGGGTTTACCGTAATTCTTCGGTCCCGACCGGGGTGTCGCACAGACATCCCGGTTTTCATTTGCTATCCAGTGAGATGCAAAGAACCAGTCACGAAAGTATGCTGGGATTCCATGAAGGAGTCTCTTCGAGATCTAAGCAGTCAGATTGAGACGGAAGATGGATTACGACTTGATGCCGTAACGATCGATGCGATCGCGAAGAGTATTGCGAGAGATGCCAAGAGCTTCGGCGGCTTTGACTTGATTGTTGTGAAGATGCTGAAGGGTGAACTCAATTAGTGCCTTCTCGACGGCTTCCTCGATGTGTGCATAGATTTGACCGTTCGAATTGGAGAAGATCTTGCCGTAGATCGGTTCGATTACGCGGCGGAACATCTGGTAATAGTTGTCCTTGAGAGCATCGAAATCAATCTTCATCAGATCGCGGCGGTCTTTGGTGATTGGAAGATCAGCCGGTTCGAGCCAACGGTTCTTGCTCATGACGACAGCGGTGTGAATCGTGTTTTCGAGTTCACGCACATTGCCAGGCCAGGAGTACTTGGAAAGAATCTTCATGGCTTCCGTAGTGATGCCTTCAATATTCTTGCCACAAGCAGTGTTGTAAATCTTGAGGAAGTGATTCGCCAGAAGAGCGATGTCGTCCGAACGTTCGCGCAACGGCGGCAAGTAAAGCGAAACAACTTTCAATCGGTAGAACAAGTCGACGCGGAATTTGCCTTCCTTTATGCAGGAAACGAGGCTCTTGTTAGTAGCGGCGAGGACACGCACATTAACGCGCAATGTTTCCTCCCCCCCTACCCTTTCGAATTCCTGTTCCTGGAGTATGCGAAGCAGCTTGCTCTGTGTGGCAAGTGAAGTATCAGCAATTTCATCAAGGAAGATAGTGCCGCCATTAGCCAATTCGAACTTGCCCATTTTGCGAGAGTAAGCATTGGTAAAGGCGCCCTTCTCATGACCGAACAACTCTGATTCGAGTAGAGTTTCGGTTAAGGCGGCGCAGTTCACCGACAAGAACACATTCTTGGAGCGATTCGAATTGCGGTGAATGGCGCGAGCGACTAGTTCCTTGCCGGTTCCGGATTCTCCGAAGATAAGAACAGCGGCGTCCGATTTCGCTACCTGGCCGATCATCTTGGCAATTTCGACGATTTCGTCGGAGACGCCGATTATCTCACGATTCGGATCGAGATCAGATTTGTGTTCTGACGGCAACGGCGCGTGGCCTTCACGGACAGTCTTGGCGACGCCGTTTGGTTCGCGCGTGGCGTTATGAATTGTCGACATAAGGCGCTCCATCTGGAACGGCTTGGTGACATATTCGTAAGCGCCCTCTTTCATTGCCTGTATTGCAGAGTCGGTAGAGACATATCCGGAAATGACAATAACGGGAGGAGCGTCCGTAATTTGGCGAATCTCCTTGAGCAAATCGAGGCCCGATTGCGAAGGTAGATTTACGTCAAGCAAGACGACATCCGGCGTGTTAGAGCGAATGAACTCCACGCTGCCGGGCGCATCGGCCATTGTATCGACCCGAAATTCTTTGGGGTCGAAAAAGCCGGTAAGTGATTCAGTTAGGCTAAGATCGTCATCAATGAGCAATATGCTCTTCATGTTACTCCTCTTCTCATATAATCGGCGGAGAGAGGCTTAACATTTACTCGCTTTTAGTGCTTGTCGCGGGTAATTTTATATTTCTCGATAAGATCGTAAAGAGTTGTGCGGCTGGTTCCGAGATCCCGGGCGGCTTTTGTGACGTTCCAGTTGTTTCGTTGCAGTGCGGCTTTTATGTGGTTCGATTCGGCCTCTTCGCGGACATCCTGGAGCGATCTGTTCTCTGATTCAGTGGCTGCAGTGAACCCAAGGTCAGCGGCGCCGATACGACTTGTTCCGGAAAGAATCACTGCCCGTTTAATACGATTTTCGAGTTCGCGGATGTTTCCCGGCCATTCGTAGCTGCAGAGGGCTTGCAGAGCGGAATTGGTGAAGGTGAGATTGTTCTTCTTGTTCTCTTTTCCATAGATCCGCAAGAGATGTTCGGCGATAAGAAGGATGTCGTTTTCACGGTCCCGAAGCGGCGGTAGTTCGATAGTGATCACAGAGAGGCGGTAGAACAAGTCTTCACGGAAGCGCTTGCTAACGACCTCTTCTTCGAGTGAGCGATTTGTGGCGGCGATAACGCGCACGTCGACCTGAATTGTGTTCTTGCCGCCAACGCGTTCGATAATCTGGTCCTGCAGAAAGCGCAGAAGCTTGACCTGTAGCCCCAGCGAGAGTTCGCCGATTTCGTCGAGGAACAACGTGCCGCGGTTAGCGGTTTCGAACTTCCCTATTTTCTGAGCGATGGCGTCGGTGAAGGAACCCTTCTCGTGGCCGAAGAGCTCAGATTCAAGTAATGCTTCAGGGATTGCCCCGCAGTTAATGGTAATGAAGGGTTTATCTTTGCGATCGGATCGTTCATGTATCGCTTTAGCGATCAGTTCCTTGCCGGTTCCAGAGTCGCCAGTGATCAGTACTGTGTAGGATGCTGGAGCCACGGTTGTCACCACTTTGAAGATCTTCTGCATCTTCGCTGAAGTGCCAATTATGTTGTTGAAACCCTTGATGTCATGCAGAGATTCGCTTAGCCGGGCATTTTCGCGTTCCAATTCCTGAAGATAAGCGGCGCGCCGGATAACGATGCTGAGTTCATCGAATACGATCGGTTTGACAT is a window from the bacterium genome containing:
- a CDS encoding sigma-54-dependent Fis family transcriptional regulator, coding for MKSILLIDDDLSLTESLTGFFDPKEFRVDTMADAPGSVEFIRSNTPDVVLLDVNLPSQSGLDLLKEIRQITDAPPVIVISGYVSTDSAIQAMKEGAYEYVTKPFQMERLMSTIHNATREPNGVAKTVREGHAPLPSEHKSDLDPNREIIGVSDEIVEIAKMIGQVAKSDAAVLIFGESGTGKELVARAIHRNSNRSKNVFLSVNCAALTETLLESELFGHEKGAFTNAYSRKMGKFELANGGTIFLDEIADTSLATQSKLLRILQEQEFERVGGEETLRVNVRVLAATNKSLVSCIKEGKFRVDLFYRLKVVSLYLPPLRERSDDIALLANHFLKIYNTACGKNIEGITTEAMKILSKYSWPGNVRELENTIHTAVVMSKNRWLEPADLPITKDRRDLMKIDFDALKDNYYQMFRRVIEPIYGKIFSNSNGQIYAHIEEAVEKALIEFTLQHLHNNQVKAAEALGISRNTLRDRIDRYGIKS
- the prsR gene encoding PEP-CTERM-box response regulator transcription factor; the encoded protein is MTIKHTKVLIVDDEEGIRSQLSFALEDQYDVLSAATAGEALQLARDQHPNIVLLDISLSPYSGSQEGLEILPDILELDPQTKVIMVTGNGERSNALTAVKKGAFDFYVKPIVFDELSIVIRRAAYLQELERENARLSESLHDIKGFNNIIGTSAKMQKIFKVVTTVAPASYTVLITGDSGTGKELIAKAIHERSDRKDKPFITINCGAIPEALLESELFGHEKGSFTDAIAQKIGKFETANRGTLFLDEIGELSLGLQVKLLRFLQDQIIERVGGKNTIQVDVRVIAATNRSLEEEVVSKRFREDLFYRLSVITIELPPLRDRENDILLIAEHLLRIYGKENKKNNLTFTNSALQALCSYEWPGNIRELENRIKRAVILSGTSRIGAADLGFTAATESENRSLQDVREEAESNHIKAALQRNNWNVTKAARDLGTSRTTLYDLIEKYKITRDKH